From the Desulfovibrio sp. JY genome, one window contains:
- a CDS encoding ABC transporter substrate-binding protein produces the protein MPVPPLKNLGKGERERGEPFSKGFPSRIALLPLLLLLFLLLTIACSREKGPEVRLGFIATFSGDDFRTGRDTLEAARFAVDQANKNGFPTIDGKPCRVTLFVADDKATPEQAATAVRDLVGKDHVMAIIGPYASETANAAALAADAAGVPLIAPSATAAVVTAGRPHIFRIAFTDAFQGQVLGRLAHNSLGLASVSVIANRDNLSSMSLTDAFMRAFTACGGTARVFYYEDRTRDFGGIVKQALTDGPQGVFLPNSSKESMLTALALRRAGFTGTLFGGDAWNGPEVSSLAAFDGSFFVDHWREDCPRPASKTYAEAFRSARRHPPTELGALTQDAVDVVLAAVTQAHSVDPEAVTKALMALPPHKGVTGTFDFVDDGNPSKSLLITKVIGNGQTKTQDLPPPGPCPRQ, from the coding sequence ATCCCTGTGCCCCCATTAAAAAATTTAGGAAAGGGAGAGCGCGAGAGGGGAGAACCCTTTTCAAAGGGTTTCCCCTCTCGCATCGCCTTGCTCCCCCTTCTCCTCCTCCTATTTCTTCTCCTCACCATCGCCTGTAGCCGGGAAAAGGGGCCCGAGGTGCGCCTGGGCTTTATCGCCACCTTCAGCGGCGACGATTTCCGCACCGGCCGCGACACCCTGGAGGCGGCCCGCTTCGCGGTGGACCAGGCCAACAAGAACGGGTTCCCGACCATCGACGGCAAGCCCTGCCGCGTGACCCTGTTCGTGGCCGACGACAAGGCCACGCCCGAGCAGGCGGCAACGGCCGTGCGCGATCTGGTCGGCAAAGACCACGTCATGGCCATCATCGGCCCCTACGCCAGCGAAACGGCCAATGCCGCCGCCCTGGCCGCCGACGCGGCCGGCGTACCCCTGATCGCACCCTCGGCCACGGCCGCCGTGGTCACGGCCGGCCGGCCCCACATCTTTCGCATCGCCTTCACCGACGCCTTCCAGGGACAGGTCCTCGGCCGGCTGGCCCACAACAGCCTTGGCCTCGCCAGCGTCTCGGTCATCGCCAACCGCGACAACCTGTCGAGCATGTCCCTGACCGACGCGTTCATGCGGGCGTTTACGGCCTGTGGCGGCACGGCGCGCGTTTTTTACTACGAGGACCGCACCCGGGACTTCGGCGGCATCGTGAAACAGGCCCTGACCGACGGGCCCCAAGGCGTCTTCCTGCCCAATTCCAGCAAGGAATCGATGCTGACCGCCCTGGCGCTGCGCCGGGCCGGCTTTACGGGCACCCTTTTCGGCGGCGACGCCTGGAACGGGCCGGAAGTGTCCAGCCTCGCCGCCTTCGACGGCTCCTTTTTCGTGGACCACTGGCGCGAAGACTGCCCGCGCCCGGCCTCCAAGACCTACGCCGAGGCCTTTCGCAGCGCACGCCGCCACCCGCCCACGGAACTCGGGGCGCTGACCCAGGACGCCGTGGACGTGGTGCTGGCCGCCGTGACCCAGGCCCACTCCGTCGATCCCGAGGCCGTGACCAAGGCGCTCATGGCCCTGCCGCCACACAAGGGCGTCACCGGCACCTTCGACTTCGTGGACGACGGCAATCCGTCCAAATCCCTGCTCATCACCAAAGTCATCGGCAACGGCCAGACCAAAACCCAGGATCTTCCGCCGCCCGGGCCATGCCCCAGGCAGTGA
- a CDS encoding peptidoglycan-binding protein, with protein MSHPAFTDQLSREYRTIFTKAAIRPERAALVSRLASRIWAEAPMARYRAVSAATGVPAHVVGILHSLESGQDFNRHLHNGDALTSRTVRVPRGRPAAGEPPFTWEESAVDALCLQHLDAWDDWSVPGTAYVLERYNGFGYRLRRPSVPSPYLWSFTTAYTSGKYVADHVWSPTAVSRQCGGMALLRAMGEAGYVDLDCGQDDAAAS; from the coding sequence ATGTCGCATCCGGCTTTTACCGACCAATTGTCTCGGGAATATCGGACAATCTTCACAAAGGCCGCCATCCGCCCCGAACGGGCCGCCCTGGTTTCCCGGCTGGCGTCGCGCATCTGGGCCGAGGCTCCCATGGCCCGCTACCGGGCCGTGTCGGCGGCGACCGGGGTTCCCGCCCACGTGGTCGGCATCCTGCACAGCCTGGAATCCGGCCAGGATTTCAACCGTCATCTGCACAACGGTGATGCCCTGACCTCGCGCACGGTGCGCGTGCCGCGCGGCCGCCCGGCGGCCGGGGAGCCGCCATTTACCTGGGAGGAAAGCGCCGTCGACGCGCTTTGCCTGCAGCATCTCGACGCCTGGGATGACTGGTCGGTGCCGGGCACGGCCTATGTGCTGGAGCGCTACAACGGCTTCGGCTATCGGCTGCGTCGGCCGAGCGTGCCGAGCCCCTACCTGTGGAGCTTCACCACGGCCTACACCTCCGGGAAATACGTGGCCGACCATGTCTGGTCGCCGACCGCCGTCAGCCGCCAATGCGGGGGCATGGCCTTGCTGCGGGCCATGGGCGAAGCGGGGTATGTCGATTTGGACTGTGGGCAGGACGACGCGGCCGCGTCATGA
- a CDS encoding DnaJ domain-containing protein, translating to MYRETQGQTSYRAGAAPGGTDWQALELQLNRTRTILQEILVHLQEVLRNLKMARNGGRPHAGATGGDGHHESRARAQQQTFRAQGAAAGGGHKAPGGNGRTAASGAATGPGQSGPAGSPGASGKPHAGATSAGSERFRSWSRPGAGETKAEAGQGRSFRASAGSEAGASHSRFRASAASDAKDRAGESRWSSRNGSASSRTQGTAGESFRERPRAENAHRTTSAGGNGGERRETRFGASGASAQSGPGRAQAGRAATSRRSNQGFRLDEDRQSRARALARRGGMNLKCAYDILCLDYPCSVDEIKVAYRHMARIYHPDLGGDEEAMKDVNVAYEMAMRFSAGRRASAAWAV from the coding sequence ATGTACAGAGAGACGCAAGGTCAGACAAGTTACAGGGCCGGGGCCGCGCCGGGCGGCACGGACTGGCAGGCCCTGGAACTGCAGCTCAACCGCACGCGCACCATCCTCCAGGAAATCCTCGTCCATCTGCAGGAAGTCCTGCGCAATCTGAAAATGGCCCGCAACGGCGGCCGGCCCCATGCCGGCGCGACCGGCGGCGACGGGCATCACGAGTCCCGGGCCAGGGCCCAGCAGCAGACGTTTCGCGCCCAGGGCGCGGCAGCCGGCGGTGGACACAAGGCTCCGGGCGGGAATGGCCGTACCGCCGCTTCCGGCGCGGCGACCGGTCCCGGCCAGTCCGGCCCGGCCGGTTCCCCCGGGGCATCGGGAAAGCCCCACGCCGGGGCCACGTCGGCCGGTTCCGAGCGTTTTCGTTCCTGGTCCCGCCCCGGTGCCGGCGAAACGAAGGCCGAGGCCGGCCAGGGAAGATCCTTCCGCGCCAGCGCCGGAAGCGAGGCCGGGGCCTCCCACTCCCGGTTTCGCGCTTCCGCCGCCTCGGACGCCAAGGATCGGGCCGGCGAGAGCCGCTGGTCGTCGCGCAACGGTTCCGCTTCCTCGCGGACCCAGGGCACGGCCGGGGAGTCCTTCCGGGAGCGTCCCCGGGCCGAGAATGCCCATCGGACCACATCCGCGGGCGGCAACGGCGGCGAACGGCGCGAAACCCGCTTCGGCGCCTCGGGTGCTTCCGCCCAGTCCGGTCCGGGCCGGGCGCAGGCCGGCCGCGCCGCCACCTCCAGACGATCGAACCAGGGATTTCGCCTGGACGAGGACCGGCAGTCCAGGGCCAGGGCGCTGGCCCGCCGGGGCGGCATGAACCTCAAGTGCGCCTACGACATCCTGTGCCTGGATTATCCCTGCTCCGTGGACGAGATCAAAGTTGCCTACCGCCACATGGCCCGCATTTACCATCCCGACCTCGGCGGCGACGAGGAGGCCATGAAGGACGTCAACGTGGCCTATGAGATGGCCATGCGTTTTTCCGCCGGCCGCCGGGCCAGCGCCGCCTGGGCGGTGTAG
- a CDS encoding chemotaxis protein CheX, with translation MKPTDAEVAKPFVDATKHVLTMMAQLDPKAGKPYVKKADAAAGDVSAVVGLTGDRNGSISISFSKKCAIAVVKNMLGDDIADIIQDAKDAVGEITNMISGQARAGLSQLGLNLSSSTPTVIFGDNHTISHITSGPVVAIPFTTEHGDFTLEFCFE, from the coding sequence ATGAAACCGACCGATGCCGAAGTCGCCAAGCCGTTCGTCGACGCCACCAAGCACGTCCTGACCATGATGGCCCAGCTCGACCCCAAAGCCGGCAAGCCCTATGTCAAAAAAGCCGATGCCGCGGCCGGAGACGTCTCCGCCGTGGTCGGTCTGACAGGCGATCGCAACGGCAGTATTTCCATCAGCTTCTCCAAAAAATGCGCCATTGCCGTAGTCAAGAACATGCTCGGCGACGACATCGCCGACATCATCCAGGACGCCAAGGACGCCGTGGGCGAGATCACCAACATGATCTCGGGCCAGGCCAGGGCGGGCCTCAGCCAGCTCGGCCTCAACCTGTCCTCGTCCACGCCGACCGTCATTTTCGGCGACAACCACACCATCAGCCACATCACCTCCGGACCGGTGGTGGCCATTCCGTTCACAACGGAACACGGGGATTTCACCCTGGAGTTCTGTTTCGAGTGA
- a CDS encoding thioredoxin family protein has product MRASKIRTLLGLLLLLSWLPFTAATGRAALPDAAKPADDLLPASLETALYRLPKDDPSGKVLAVLTLVSAPGWHAYAVGPAASGQSAQASLRAGDAAAVALFPPGTPQPDALEPDKNVLVYEGRTSIFVPISEAMFRAPALTGTMRVFSCSATSCWPSTLPVSIPLSGRDVAALPPAESAPWWPLFSALRSAALAMPSAACPEPSHPGIPRHDARQDTTGNAGASPNVTDLTPRFFTPALEVTGLLKAAMLAFLAGLILNFMPCVLPVVSLKLSGLLAISGEEGKAERRRILREHNFYFALGIVLYFLLLSLVLGAFGLAWGEMFQSPALAVVVAAVLFALSLSLFGVFHLPVVDLKISSGGRGHTRRGAFLTGMLTTLLATPCSGPFLGGVLAWTLLQPLPVVMTVFAAIGLGMASPYGVLAIWPRLVRFLPRPGAWMQGLEKGMAFLLAATCLYFLALLPSHRILPALLALWATGLGAFIFGKSGHLARGRLQHLGMIAAALVIAGGGLTFALTYTPASQAQWVEYTPEAFAERLGKDNLILDFTADWCPTCKLLERTVLTPDRLTSWSTQSKAVFMKVDLTRQTPPAMALLRALGSQSIPVAAFFPAGSDAKSPLVLRDLYTVRQFEQALDEAFGNLTGKRLEAKNP; this is encoded by the coding sequence ATGCGTGCAAGCAAAATACGGACCCTTTTAGGCCTCCTTCTGCTGCTCTCCTGGCTGCCGTTTACGGCCGCGACAGGCCGGGCCGCCCTGCCCGATGCGGCCAAGCCCGCCGACGACCTGCTCCCGGCCAGCCTTGAAACCGCGCTCTACCGCCTGCCCAAGGACGATCCCTCCGGCAAGGTGCTGGCCGTGCTGACCCTCGTCTCCGCCCCGGGCTGGCATGCCTACGCCGTGGGTCCGGCGGCCTCCGGGCAGTCGGCCCAGGCCTCGCTTCGGGCCGGGGATGCCGCGGCCGTGGCGCTTTTCCCGCCGGGGACGCCGCAGCCCGACGCCCTGGAGCCGGATAAAAACGTGCTCGTCTACGAGGGCAGGACGTCCATCTTCGTGCCGATTTCCGAGGCCATGTTCCGCGCCCCGGCCCTGACCGGCACCATGCGGGTCTTTTCCTGCTCGGCCACGAGCTGCTGGCCGTCCACGCTGCCGGTTTCCATCCCGCTTTCCGGGCGCGACGTGGCGGCCTTGCCCCCGGCCGAATCCGCGCCCTGGTGGCCGCTGTTCTCGGCCCTGCGCAGCGCGGCCCTGGCCATGCCCTCGGCAGCCTGTCCCGAACCGTCCCATCCGGGCATCCCCAGGCACGACGCCCGCCAGGACACCACCGGGAACGCCGGCGCATCACCGAACGTCACGGATCTGACGCCGCGTTTTTTCACCCCGGCCCTGGAAGTGACGGGATTGCTCAAGGCCGCCATGCTGGCCTTTTTGGCCGGGCTCATCCTCAACTTCATGCCCTGCGTGCTGCCCGTGGTCAGCCTCAAGCTGTCGGGACTGCTGGCCATCAGCGGCGAAGAGGGCAAGGCCGAACGCCGGCGCATCCTGCGTGAGCACAATTTCTATTTCGCCCTCGGCATCGTGCTCTATTTCCTGCTCCTGAGCCTGGTGCTCGGCGCGTTCGGCCTGGCCTGGGGCGAGATGTTCCAGTCCCCGGCCCTGGCCGTGGTGGTGGCGGCGGTGCTTTTCGCCCTGTCCCTAAGCCTTTTCGGGGTGTTCCACCTGCCGGTGGTGGACCTCAAAATTTCCTCGGGCGGACGGGGGCATACCCGGCGCGGCGCGTTTCTCACCGGCATGCTGACCACGCTTCTGGCCACGCCGTGCAGCGGCCCCTTTCTGGGCGGCGTTCTGGCCTGGACCCTGCTCCAGCCGCTGCCGGTGGTCATGACCGTCTTCGCCGCCATCGGCCTTGGCATGGCCTCGCCGTACGGCGTGCTGGCCATCTGGCCCCGGCTGGTGCGCTTTCTGCCCCGGCCCGGGGCGTGGATGCAGGGGTTGGAAAAGGGCATGGCCTTTCTTCTGGCCGCGACCTGCCTGTATTTCCTGGCCCTGCTCCCGTCGCACCGCATCCTGCCGGCCCTGCTCGCGCTGTGGGCCACGGGCCTTGGCGCGTTCATCTTCGGCAAAAGCGGCCACCTGGCCCGGGGACGCCTGCAACACCTGGGCATGATCGCCGCCGCCCTGGTCATTGCCGGCGGCGGGCTGACCTTCGCCCTGACCTACACCCCGGCCTCGCAGGCCCAGTGGGTGGAGTACACGCCCGAGGCCTTTGCCGAACGCCTGGGCAAGGACAACCTGATCCTGGATTTCACCGCCGACTGGTGCCCGACCTGCAAGCTTCTGGAGCGCACGGTGCTGACGCCGGACCGGCTCACCTCGTGGTCGACCCAGAGCAAGGCGGTCTTCATGAAGGTGGACCTCACGCGCCAGACGCCGCCGGCCATGGCCCTGCTGCGGGCGCTCGGCAGCCAGTCCATCCCCGTGGCCGCCTTCTTCCCGGCCGGCAGCGACGCCAAATCGCCGCTGGTGCTGCGCGACCTCTACACGGTCCGGCAGTTCGAGCAGGCCCTGGACGAGGCTTTCGGCAATCTGACGGGGAAACGGCTCGAAGCGAAAAATCCCTGA
- a CDS encoding pentapeptide repeat-containing protein has product MRPKPLARGRNTQERQLVSLLPRRGSPGGPACGLYLGHVAQTDGGLIVGNQALVGHSFIGTAMTECTFDKDAYENAQFDNVDLANGCLEDTYFYGCSFSKSLLQSALLQNCVFEKCSFERCNLSLADIAGSKFIDTTFNDSKLLGINWSNRSGIFSVNFAACMLDNNVFVDMNLNKYKFDTCTLVDASFINTKLKYALFENCDLERCQFNNVDLSFADFSTSKNYYINTTGNKLHKTVFTLPEAASLLANFDITLKE; this is encoded by the coding sequence TTGCGCCCCAAGCCCCTGGCGAGGGGGCGCAATACCCAGGAAAGGCAACTCGTCTCTTTACTCCCTCGGCGTGGATCCCCTGGCGGCCCCGCCTGTGGCCTGTACCTGGGGCATGTCGCGCAAACCGATGGGGGATTGATTGTGGGCAACCAGGCGTTGGTTGGCCACAGTTTCATTGGGACAGCCATGACCGAATGCACTTTTGACAAGGATGCCTATGAAAACGCCCAATTCGACAATGTCGATCTGGCCAATGGATGCCTAGAGGATACGTACTTTTACGGCTGCTCTTTTTCGAAGTCTTTGTTGCAATCCGCTCTTTTGCAGAACTGCGTTTTCGAGAAGTGCTCCTTCGAAAGATGCAACCTGTCTCTGGCCGACATCGCCGGCTCAAAATTTATCGACACGACTTTTAACGACTCGAAGTTGTTGGGTATCAATTGGAGCAACCGAAGCGGCATCTTCAGCGTCAACTTTGCAGCCTGCATGCTCGACAACAATGTCTTTGTCGACATGAACTTAAATAAATACAAGTTCGACACATGTACTCTTGTGGATGCGTCTTTTATAAATACAAAACTGAAATACGCTCTTTTTGAAAATTGCGATCTCGAAAGATGTCAATTCAATAATGTTGATTTAAGCTTTGCGGATTTTTCGACATCCAAAAATTATTACATCAATACCACGGGCAACAAGCTGCACAAAACCGTTTTTACACTTCCGGAAGCGGCTTCCCTTCTTGCCAATTTTGATATCACCTTAAAAGAATAA
- a CDS encoding GNAT family N-acetyltransferase: MRVADITVEQLPALAGLYETLSRLPQDTTHMAAVFSRMEASPDYHLLGAVSGEGVLVGALMGVVCLDVVGPCRPFMVVENVIVAARHRRRGVGRRLLAEIERRARARDCFYLMLVSGPGREDAQAFYTAGGYFESAGFKKRL, from the coding sequence ATGCGCGTGGCGGACATCACTGTCGAGCAACTGCCGGCGTTGGCCGGACTTTATGAAACCCTGTCGCGGCTGCCCCAGGATACGACGCATATGGCCGCCGTCTTCTCCCGCATGGAGGCGAGCCCCGATTACCATCTGCTCGGGGCCGTCTCCGGAGAGGGCGTACTCGTGGGCGCGCTCATGGGCGTGGTCTGCCTGGACGTGGTCGGCCCGTGCCGGCCGTTCATGGTGGTGGAAAACGTGATCGTGGCCGCGCGGCACAGGCGTCGGGGCGTGGGACGGCGTTTGCTTGCGGAAATCGAGCGCCGGGCCAGGGCGCGGGATTGCTTCTACCTGATGCTCGTGTCCGGACCCGGTCGGGAGGATGCGCAGGCGTTTTACACGGCCGGGGGGTATTTCGAATCCGCCGGCTTCAAGAAGCGCCTGTAA
- a CDS encoding D-alanyl-D-alanine carboxypeptidase: MQHSFRTFLVILAAVLSLVAAPLCGDGQALAKQASHAAHKDGKPAKSAKVSTKRSKKSRRAKKAAAPAVRESKNEEGDIGVCTVPRLTVKSAMLWDMNTGGLLYEQNPDVQIPPASLTKILTLYIIFDAIRQGKLRPWDVVEVSQRAASQGGSNMHLRAGESVKVTELITGIAVASANDACMAMAEHLENGNADAFVNLMNDSAQRLGMTRSRFMNPNGLPADGQVTTARDMLRLASAYLEQFPKALTIHSMQFFTHNNRQRHNANALLGRYEGADGLKTGFVCASGYNIVATAKRGDTRLIAVVLGSRTAGVRLRETSKLLDKGFKIVTAQKSSKDSKVLAATPAPLPASQAQP; the protein is encoded by the coding sequence ATGCAGCATTCGTTTCGCACCTTCCTGGTGATCCTCGCGGCCGTCCTGTCCCTGGTGGCCGCACCGCTTTGCGGCGATGGCCAGGCTCTGGCCAAGCAGGCTTCCCATGCCGCGCATAAGGACGGCAAGCCGGCGAAGTCGGCCAAGGTATCCACAAAAAGATCGAAGAAATCCCGCCGGGCCAAAAAGGCCGCAGCTCCCGCCGTGCGCGAATCCAAGAACGAGGAAGGCGACATCGGCGTGTGCACCGTGCCGCGGCTGACCGTCAAATCGGCCATGCTGTGGGACATGAATACCGGCGGACTGCTCTACGAGCAAAATCCCGACGTCCAGATTCCCCCGGCGTCCCTGACCAAGATCCTCACCCTCTACATCATCTTCGACGCCATCCGTCAGGGCAAGCTGCGTCCCTGGGACGTGGTCGAGGTGTCGCAGCGCGCCGCATCCCAGGGCGGCTCCAACATGCACCTGCGCGCCGGCGAATCCGTCAAGGTCACGGAGCTCATAACGGGCATCGCCGTGGCCTCGGCCAACGACGCCTGCATGGCCATGGCCGAGCACCTGGAAAACGGCAATGCCGACGCCTTCGTCAACCTCATGAACGACTCGGCCCAGCGCCTGGGCATGACCCGTTCCCGGTTCATGAACCCCAACGGCCTGCCGGCCGACGGGCAGGTCACCACGGCCCGGGATATGCTGCGCCTGGCCAGCGCCTACCTGGAGCAGTTTCCCAAGGCGCTCACCATCCATTCCATGCAGTTTTTCACCCACAACAACCGCCAGCGCCACAACGCCAACGCGCTGCTCGGCCGCTACGAGGGCGCGGACGGCCTCAAGACCGGGTTCGTGTGCGCTTCGGGCTACAACATCGTCGCCACGGCCAAGCGCGGCGACACCCGGCTGATCGCGGTGGTTCTCGGTTCGCGCACCGCCGGCGTCCGCCTGCGCGAGACGTCCAAGCTCCTGGACAAGGGCTTCAAGATCGTGACCGCCCAGAAATCCTCCAAGGACTCCAAGGTCCTGGCCGCCACCCCCGCGCCGCTTCCTGCCTCTCAGGCGCAGCCGTAG
- a CDS encoding histidine kinase: MTDHSDFPDIQERLQKLEEAFADHNSYQFRKTLAELRRATKMRANAVALSRAELLEAHKENERNRKQCVDLQNKLKTVVDRFEGSFTAFEKFRKAIRVVELMRSHEDLPAILDRIQDLFGLRAVSLILDAAEFAPYDPPGARLAELDAMREALAGLMPGVATPGPCMCSIRAVPDPEFFFGRGFCAERKVLLLGSCFISPLRDKFGPQRLIGILSFFDSNPDRYTSEKGSEFASHFADILGYTIVDITDRKKAERLREDVERMTRHDLKSPLTAVLTLPQLLRRDGNLTERQTDMLSLMQHAGYRMLNMINQSLDLYRMESGAYELTPQKVDLLPILDNIIGELHSVIEEHGLTLDILVRGEARATGDTFVVRGEEMLLYTMLSNLVKNALEASPPEERVTVELTEGRTLAVAIKNAGMVPPQIRSTFFEKYATAGKKDGTGLGTYGARLIAETHGGKITMTTSEAAGTVVTVAFPKPRIAKAPAAPAPPTAVNAGD; this comes from the coding sequence ATGACCGATCATTCCGACTTTCCCGATATCCAGGAACGCCTGCAAAAGCTCGAAGAAGCCTTTGCCGACCACAATTCCTACCAGTTTCGGAAAACCCTGGCCGAACTGCGCCGGGCAACCAAGATGCGGGCCAACGCCGTGGCCCTGTCCCGGGCCGAACTGCTGGAGGCCCACAAGGAAAACGAACGCAACCGCAAGCAGTGCGTGGACCTGCAAAACAAGCTCAAGACCGTGGTCGACCGCTTCGAGGGCAGCTTTACCGCCTTCGAGAAGTTCCGCAAGGCCATCCGCGTGGTGGAGCTCATGCGCAGCCACGAGGACCTGCCCGCCATCCTGGACCGCATCCAGGACCTCTTCGGCCTGCGGGCGGTCAGCCTCATCCTCGATGCAGCCGAATTCGCCCCCTACGACCCGCCCGGTGCCCGGCTGGCCGAACTGGACGCCATGCGCGAAGCCCTCGCCGGGCTCATGCCCGGGGTCGCCACGCCCGGCCCCTGCATGTGCTCCATACGCGCCGTGCCGGACCCGGAATTCTTCTTCGGCCGGGGATTTTGCGCCGAACGCAAGGTGCTCCTGCTCGGCTCCTGCTTCATCTCGCCCCTGCGCGACAAGTTCGGCCCCCAGCGCCTCATCGGCATCCTGAGCTTCTTCGATTCCAACCCCGACCGCTACACCAGCGAAAAAGGCTCGGAATTCGCCTCCCATTTCGCCGACATCCTCGGCTACACCATCGTCGACATCACGGACCGCAAGAAAGCCGAACGGCTGCGCGAGGACGTGGAGCGCATGACCCGCCACGACCTCAAATCGCCGCTGACCGCCGTGCTCACCCTGCCCCAACTCCTGCGCCGCGACGGCAACCTGACCGAGCGGCAGACCGACATGTTAAGCCTCATGCAGCACGCCGGCTACCGCATGCTCAACATGATCAACCAGTCCCTGGACCTCTACCGCATGGAAAGCGGCGCCTACGAGCTGACGCCGCAAAAGGTGGACCTGCTCCCCATCCTCGACAACATCATCGGGGAACTTCACAGCGTCATCGAGGAGCACGGCCTGACCCTGGACATCCTGGTGCGCGGCGAGGCGCGGGCCACCGGCGACACCTTCGTGGTGCGCGGCGAGGAAATGCTCCTGTACACCATGCTCTCGAACCTGGTGAAAAACGCCCTGGAAGCCTCCCCGCCGGAAGAACGCGTGACCGTGGAACTGACCGAGGGCAGGACACTTGCCGTGGCGATCAAAAACGCCGGCATGGTGCCGCCGCAGATCCGCTCCACCTTTTTCGAGAAATACGCCACCGCCGGGAAAAAAGACGGCACAGGCCTTGGCACCTACGGCGCGCGGCTCATCGCCGAGACCCACGGCGGCAAAATCACCATGACCACGTCCGAAGCCGCCGGCACCGTCGTCACCGTCGCGTTCCCCAAGCCCCGCATCGCCAAGGCTCCGGCCGCGCCCGCCCCCCCCACCGCCGTCAACGCCGGCGATTAG
- a CDS encoding cobalt-precorrin 5A hydrolase, with protein sequence MPQSRPAVYAVTRKGAALGRLLAAKLDADLFVPDRLADEAGATGYAALGELVAANFQVRPAHVFVCACGIAVRAIAPHLGDKYSDPAVVCLDDAGRFAISLLAGHYGGANALARDVAAWVGAVPVVTTATDAAGAPAVEMLARERGFGLDNPQATRRVNAVLAAGGTVAVFDPLGLFPVDDPEKARFFVWVAAPEPPEPGTPLVVVDWRQGRPAPDRLYLRPRVLAVGVGCRRGTPATEILELIERVCRERSISPASIGAIASIEAKRDEAGILQAAATLGARTIFYEADELAAVAVPHPSATVAKHMGTGSVCEAAAILASGGGRLVAPKTATKRATAAVAV encoded by the coding sequence ATGCCGCAATCGCGACCGGCCGTGTATGCCGTCACCCGAAAAGGGGCCGCCCTCGGCCGCCTTCTGGCCGCAAAACTTGACGCCGATCTTTTCGTCCCCGACCGCCTGGCCGACGAGGCCGGGGCGACGGGCTATGCCGCCCTGGGCGAGCTTGTGGCCGCAAACTTCCAGGTGCGCCCGGCCCATGTGTTCGTGTGCGCCTGCGGCATTGCCGTGCGGGCCATCGCCCCGCACCTCGGCGACAAATACAGCGATCCGGCGGTAGTCTGCCTGGACGACGCCGGCCGTTTCGCCATAAGCCTGCTGGCCGGGCATTACGGCGGGGCCAATGCCCTGGCCCGGGACGTGGCCGCCTGGGTCGGGGCCGTGCCGGTCGTCACCACGGCCACGGACGCCGCCGGCGCGCCGGCCGTGGAGATGCTGGCCCGGGAACGCGGCTTTGGCCTGGACAATCCGCAGGCCACCCGCCGCGTCAATGCCGTATTGGCGGCCGGCGGCACGGTGGCCGTGTTCGATCCGCTGGGGCTTTTTCCCGTGGACGATCCGGAAAAGGCCCGGTTTTTCGTCTGGGTGGCCGCGCCCGAGCCGCCCGAACCGGGAACGCCGCTGGTGGTCGTGGACTGGCGGCAGGGACGACCGGCTCCCGACCGGCTTTACCTGCGGCCAAGGGTGCTGGCGGTCGGGGTGGGCTGCCGGCGGGGAACCCCGGCGACCGAAATTCTTGAGCTTATCGAACGGGTGTGCCGGGAACGAAGCATTTCCCCGGCCAGCATCGGGGCGATCGCCTCCATCGAGGCCAAGCGCGACGAGGCGGGCATTCTCCAGGCCGCCGCCACGCTTGGGGCGCGGACGATTTTTTACGAAGCGGACGAACTGGCCGCCGTGGCCGTACCGCATCCGTCGGCCACGGTGGCGAAACACATGGGAACGGGAAGCGTATGCGAAGCGGCGGCGATACTGGCCTCGGGCGGGGGCAGGCTTGTGGCCCCCAAGACGGCGACGAAGCGCGCCACGGCGGCCGTGGCCGTCTGA